One bacterium genomic window, GGCAGGCATAACTCTTCTCGTCTGTTCGTAGACTATCTTCAACTGTTCCTCGAGTTTAAGCGTCGAGCCTAGGGCGCGGCCAACCTCGTTGAAAGCGGAGAGTTCGGTCAGGCGGCGCTCAAGCTCATCGGTCTTGTCCTTGTTCTCCTGGAACATGAAACGCAGGTCCTCAATCATCATGTTAAGACCGACAAGAAGTTCGGTAAACTCATCCTCAGTTCCTGCAGGGATATCTATCGAGCGGTCAAACTCACCAAGCGATACCTTTTCAATGACGGGCGCAATGGATGCAAGAAGTTTTCTTACATATTCCTTGTAACTTGCATCATCGGAAGTATGCAACAAACTGTCGCTTCTACTATTTTTGAGCGCTTTCTCTTTCAACTCATTTCTCCAGTAAGGGAGTTTGCACAAAAGTGCCCTGTTTCCTCAGAAAAGCCTGCATTATCAAGTAAGAATATGCGTTTAATGAGAATTGTCAATACGGTATTTGATTTAGGCAAAAAAGTGGGCGCAAGGCCCACTTTTTTACTCTTTTGATTATTTGATTAGTTGTAAATCTAGTTAGCTAAGACTACCTTGGCGAGCTTTACCGCATCCTTTGTAGCAAGCTGCACAAAGTAAACGCCTTTGGAAAGTCCGGATGTATTCCAGTCAAGGGTATGCGAGCCTGCTGAAGCGTTGGATGAGAGAAGGGTGCTTACGGTGCGTCCGGACGCGTCTAAAAGGGTAATAACGACAGGACCGTCTGAGGGCAAGGTGTAGCTAAGGCTCGTTTTAGATGCAACTATGCTCGACGCGGGCACAAGCTCCACCCGGTCAGGTTCAAGAACTATCTCGCCGATTCCGGGCGCGTCGCCTTTGACGCGAAGTATAAGGTCAACGGTGTCTCCAAGATTCACTGGAAGACCAGCATCAATATTGTCAAAGTTCGACCATTTCCTCGAGGTTTCACCCTGGAAGATAACGTACATCCAGGAAACGTGGTGTTTTGTGGGGTCGCCGTCAAGAGCAAGCCCTGGATTGTCATCAGCCTTATTTTCTACACCATAATAAAAGCCTCCCGATGTTATCGTAAGATTAAGGCTCGATACGTCAAACCAGTTGAGGTCTCCCTGTATGGTTGCCGAAACCGTTTTCTTGCCGAGCGATATTCCCGGCTCAGCGCCGTCCTTAAGAAAAACGAGGTCGCACTGGGCGTTCCAGTTGTCGGGATCATCCTGCCAGCCTATTGGTACATAGCATGCCTGCGTAATTTTAAAAGGGTGCGAGGGCGGCGTAAATCTTACTGCCATTCTGTCTCCAGTGGTCAGTTTGAATCCGAAATTAACAGGCATTCCTTCGTCATAGGCAAGCTGAATGGTATCAGGCATTAATAGAAACGGGTTATCCGTAAGATTCACGGCTGATACCGAAGTATTCG contains:
- a CDS encoding T9SS type A sorting domain-containing protein: MKKVLFFIALAAPLCVLTAVELPNTSVSAVNLTDNPFLLMPDTIQLAYDEGMPVNFGFKLTTGDRMAVRFTPPSHPFKITQACYVPIGWQDDPDNWNAQCDLVFLKDGAEPGISLGKKTVSATIQGDLNWFDVSSLNLTITSGGFYYGVENKADDNPGLALDGDPTKHHVSWMYVIFQGETSRKWSNFDNIDAGLPVNLGDTVDLILRVKGDAPGIGEIVLEPDRVELVPASSIVASKTSLSYTLPSDGPVVITLLDASGRTVSTLLSSNASAGSHTLDWNTSGLSKGVYFVQLATKDAVKLAKVVLAN